One window from the genome of Hippoglossus hippoglossus isolate fHipHip1 chromosome 6, fHipHip1.pri, whole genome shotgun sequence encodes:
- the idh2 gene encoding isocitrate dehydrogenase [NADP], mitochondrial has protein sequence MAGYLKVVSSLSRSAATAFSRNPAVLAPAANCQTSQQRNYADKRIKVAQPVVEMDGDEMTRIIWEFIKEKLILSNVDVELKYYDLGLPYRDQTDDQVTIDSALATKKYNVAVKCATITPDEDRVEEFSLKKMWKSPNGTIRNILGGTVFREPITCKNIPKLVPGWTQPITIGRHAFGDQYKATDFVVDQPGKFKMIFTPANGSPGKEWEVYDFPGGGCGMGMYNTDESITGFAHSCFQYAIGKKWPLYMSTKNTILKAYDGRFKDIFQEVFEKNYKPEFDKLKIWYEHRLIDDMVAQVLKSSGAFVWACKNYDGDVQSDILAQGFGSLGLMTSVLVCPDGKTIEAEAAHGTVTRHFREHQKGRPTSTNPIASIFAWTRGLEHRGKLDGNPDLIKFSQTLERVCVETVESGIMTKDLAGCIHGLPNVKLDEHYVNTTDFLDAIKTNLEKALGK, from the exons ATGGCTGGATATCTGAAAGTAGTCAGCTCCCTGTCGAGGTCTGCCGCCACCGCTTTCTCCCGGAACCCCGCGGTGCTCGCTCCGGCTGCGAACTGCCAGACTTCGCAACAAAGAAACT atgCTGACAAACGCATCAAAGTGGCCCAGCCGGTGGTGGAGATGGACGGAGACGAGATGACCAGGATCATCTGGGAGTTCATCAAGGAAAAG CTCATCCTTTCCAATGTCGACGTTGAGCTGAAGTATTATGACCTGGGTCTTCCGTACCGTGACCAGACCGACGACCAGGTCACCATCGACTCTGCCCTGGCTACTAAGAAGTACAATGTGGCGGTCAAATGTGCCACCATCACCCCCGACGAAGACCGAGTGGAAG AGTTTTCCCTGAAGAAGATGTGGAAGAGCCCCAACGGAACCATCAGGAACATCCTGGGTGGCACAGTCTTCCGTGAGCCAATCACCTGCAAGAACATTCCGAAACTTGTACCAGGCTGGACGCAGCCCATCACCATCGGCAGACACGCTTTCGGTGATCAG TACAAAGCAACAGACTTTGTTGTGGACCAGCCCGGCAAATTCAAGATGATCTTCACACCTGCCAATGGCAGTCCAGGCAAGGAATGGGAGGTCTATGACTTTCCTGGTGGTGGCTGTGGAATGGGCATGTACAACACAGATGAG TCTATCACAGGCTTTGCACACAGCTGCTTCCAGTATGCTATTGGCAAGAAGTGGCCCCTGTACATGAGCACGAAGAACACCATTCTCAAAGCCTACGACGGCAgatttaaagacattttccaGGAAGTCTTTGAAAA gAACTACAAGCCTGAATTTGACAAGCTGAAGATCTGGTATGAGCACAGGCTCATTGATGACATGGTCGCCCAAGTGCTGAAGTCTTCTGGAGCCTTTGTGTGGGCCTGCAAGAACTATGACGGAGATGTTCAGTCTGATATCCTGGCACAGG GCTTTGGCTCTCTGGGACTGATGACATCAGTTCTCGTTTGCCCTGACGGCAAGACCATCGAGGCTGAGGCTGCCCACGGCACCGTGACCAGGCACTTCCGCGAGCACCAGAAG GGAAGGCCGACCAGCACCAACCCCATTGCCAGCATTTTTGCCTGGACCAGAGGCCTGGAGCATCGTGGCAAACTTGACGGCAACCCAGACCTTATTAA GTTCTCCCAAACACTGGAGAGGGTGTGTGTTGAGACTGTTGAGAGTGGTATTATGACCAAGGATCTCGCAGGCTGCATCCATGGCCTGCCCAA TGTCAAGCTGGACGAGCACTACGTCAACACCACGGACTTCCTCGACGCCATCAAGACAAACCTGGAGAAAGCCCTCGGCAAGTGA
- the ankrd34c gene encoding ankyrin repeat domain-containing protein 34C, translated as MADILELRTDGNSLLKAVWLRRLRLTRLLLDGGAYINESNERGETPLMVACMSTHTDQQSVSKAKLVKYLLDNQADPNIQDKIGKTALMQACIHKAGHEVVDHLLSNGADPSLEDRSGASALVYAINADDKDTLKLLLDACKAKGKEVIIITTDKSPSGTKTTKQYLNVPPSPELVERSSPAYCTSPSDIDVSASPTPEQEQQNTVFSFQTKLKTSSSAAKLASGPTSPTRRPVNPKRARLPQLKRLQSEPWGLIAPSVLAAAAAHEESKKSSSDDDVVSGVNGLSLSKRSVLSRQNSVDGKESLFPLVGEQACKMTTSQSGPSLSKASYERSLNQHQPLARRSTVPNEQESSSCSSGVANLRDTMHRRRLGNDHYDSDSQLYSDSAMLDSPKVPVERRKLNTSPLAMLTSSRESLDSNTSTSSPSTARRRVPGLLERRGSGTLLLDHISHTRPGFLPPLNVNPNPPIPDIGACKPSSPLSTGIRSIAPVAPTTPKRGGLKSKKKLIRRHSMQVEQMKQLSDFEELAH; from the coding sequence ATGGCCGACATCCTGGAGCTGCGGACAGATGGAAACTCGCTCCTGAAGGCAGTATGGCTCAGACGCTTGAGACTCACCCGGCTCCTGTTGGACGGAGGTGCCTATATCAATGAGAGCAATGAACGAGGAGAGACACCACTCATGGTGGCCTGCATGTCCACGCACACCGACCAGCAGAGTGTGAGCAAGGCAAAGCTGGTGAAGTATTTGCTGGACAACCAGGCAGACCCCAACATACAGGACAAAATAGGCAAGACAGCTCTGATGCAAGCCTGCATCCACAAGGCTGGACATGAGGTGGTGGATCACCTGCTGAGCAACGGAGCTGATCCGAGTCTGGAGGACAGGAGTGGAGCCTCAGCCCTGGTCTATGCCATCAACGCAGATGATAAGGATACACTGAAGCTGCTCCTGGATGCATGCAAAGCTAAAGGCAAGGaggtcatcatcatcaccacagaCAAGTCACCTTCTGGTACGAAAACTACCAAACAATACCTGAATGTCCCCCCATCACCAGAGCTGGTTGAGAGGTCCTCCCCAGCATACTGCACCTCTCCCTCTGATATCGATGTTAGTGCATCTCCCACTCCTGAGCAAGAGCAACAAAATACGGTCTTCAGTTTTCAGACAAAGCTGAAAACTTCTAGTTCAGCTGCGAAGCTTGCCAGCGGGCCCACGTCTCCAACACGGCGGCCTGTGAACCCCAAACGTGCACGTTTGCCTCAGCTGAAAAGGCTGCAGTCGGAGCCTTGGGGGCTAATTGCCCCCTCAGTCCTGGCTGCAGCCGCTGCCCATGAGGAGAGTAAGAAATCCAGCTCTGATGACGATGttgtttcaggggtaaacggaCTCTCTCTGAGTAAGAGATCGGTTTTATCTCGACAGAACAGTGTGGATGGGAAGGAAAGTTTATTCCCACTGGTAGGTGAACAGGCCTGCAAAATGACAACATCACAGTCGGGTCCTTCATTGTCTAAGGCATCATATGAGAGGTCTCTAAACCAGCACCAGCCACTGGCACGGCGCAGTACTGTACCCAAcgagcaggagagcagcagctgcagcagtggagtAGCCAATCTGAGAGACACAATGCACAGGAGACGTCTTGGGAACGATCATTATGATTCAGACTCACAGCTCTATTCAGACTCTGCGATGTTAGACTCTCCTAAGGTTCCAGTGGAGCGAAGAAAACTAAACACTTCTCCTCTAGCAATGCTGACCAGCTCCAGAGAGTCTCTCGACAGCAACACCAGCACATCCTCTCCCAGCACAGCACGCAGGCGTGTGCCCGGCCTCCTGGAGAGGAGAGGCTCGGGCACGCTGCTGCTGGACCACATCTCTCACACCAGGCCCGGCTTCTTGCCCCCTCTCAACGTCAACCCCAACCCTCCCATCCCTGACATCGGGGCCTGCAAgccctcctcacctctctccacAGGTATTAGATCTATAGCTCCAGTAGCACCGACCACACCAAAGAGAGGCGGCCTCAAGTCCAAGAAGAAACTGATAAGAAGGCACTCTATGCAAGTGGAGCAGATGAAGCAGCTTTCGGATTTTGAAGAGCTGGCTCATTAG